The sequence TGGCGGTTATTGAATCACACCGGAACTCTCTATTTGCATCTTGACTACCGTGAGGTTCACTACGCCAAAGTTCTGCTCGATGCACTTTTTGGCAGGGAGTGCTTTCTAAATGAAATTATTTGGGCTTATGACTACGGTGGAAAATCAAAGAGCCGCTGGCCTGCAAAGCATGACACCATCTTGGTTTATGTGAAGGACCCAAAAAGCTATTACTTCAATAACGAGGAAGTGGACAGAGAGCCCTACATGGCTCCGGGTCTAGTCACTAAAGAAAAAGTCGAACGTGGCAAATTGCCTACCGATGTTTGGTGGCACACAATTGTCTCGCCAACCGGAAAAGAAAAGACGGGCTATCCGACCCAAAAGCCCGAGGGCGTTCTCAGAAGAATCATTCAGGCATCTTCAAAACCAGGAGACACGGTGTTGGACTTCTTTGCCGGCTCAGGAACCACAGGGGCTGTTGCTCATAAACTCCATCGCCACTTTACTTTGGTTGATCAAAACCAAGAGGCGATAGAGGTCATAACCAAAAGGCTCGATGCCATCGGTGCTAGCTATCAGGTTCTGCGCTAACCAACCACACAACGTATGCCGCTAGAAGAATGAATAAAGTCGCTGCCGCCATGGCCATACCGAGGTTCTCAGCACCGGGTCTCGAGGCCAGCCGAAACATCACCAACGGCAGAGTCTCATTTGAGCCGTAGGCTAAAAATGATGCGGCGCC is a genomic window of Candidatus Aquiluna sp. UB-MaderosW2red containing:
- a CDS encoding site-specific DNA-methyltransferase; this encodes MSKNQLFVGDNLAILKALPTSGFQLIYIDPPFNTGRMQERTNRSSRQSETGRLGFQGKLYEQIVQSVLSYDDAFADYWAFLEPRLEEAWRLLNHTGTLYLHLDYREVHYAKVLLDALFGRECFLNEIIWAYDYGGKSKSRWPAKHDTILVYVKDPKSYYFNNEEVDREPYMAPGLVTKEKVERGKLPTDVWWHTIVSPTGKEKTGYPTQKPEGVLRRIIQASSKPGDTVLDFFAGSGTTGAVAHKLHRHFTLVDQNQEAIEVITKRLDAIGASYQVLR